One stretch of Equus przewalskii isolate Varuska chromosome 9, EquPr2, whole genome shotgun sequence DNA includes these proteins:
- the SIX5 gene encoding homeobox protein SIX5: protein MATLPAEPSAGPAAGGEAVAAAATEEEEEEARQLLQTLQAAEGEAAAAAGAGAGEAAAGAEGPGSPGVPGSPPEAAAEPSTGLRFSPEQVACVCEALLQAGHAGRLSRFLGALPPAERLRGSDPVLRARALVAFQRGEYAELYRLLESRPFPAAHHAFLQDLYLRARYHEAERARGRALGAVDKYRLRKKFPLPKTIWDGEETVYCFKERSRAALKACYRGNRYPTPDEKRRLATLTGLSLTQVSNWFKNRRQRDRTGGGGGAPCKSESDGNPTTEDESSRSPEDLERGVAPAATEAQAQGSIFLAGAAPAAPCPASSSILVNGSFLAAGSSPAVLLNGSPVIINSLALGEASSLGPLLLTGGGGAPPPQPGPQGPGEGKTSLVLDPQTGEVRLEEAQPEAPDTKGAQVAASAPAGEEVPGPLSQVVPGPPPAATFPLAPGPVPSVAAPQVVPLSPPPGYPAGLSPTSPLLNLPQVVPTSQVVTLPQAVGPLQLLAAGPGSPVKVAAAAGPANVHLINSGVGVTALQLPSATAPGNFLLANPVSGSPIVTGVAVQQGKIILTATFPTSMLVSQVLPPAPSLALPLKPDAAISVPEGALPVAPSPALPEAHALGPLSAQQPPQPPPAAATAAASLPFSPDSSGLLPAFPAPPPEGLMLSPAAVPIWPAGLELSTGTEGLLEAEKGLATQAPHTVLRLPDPDPEGLLLGATAGGEVEEGLEAETKVLTQLQSVPVEEPLEL, encoded by the exons ATGGCTACCTTGCCTGCGGAGCCGAGCGCGGGGCCGGCGGCTGGGGGggaggcggtggcggcggcggcgaccgaagaggaggaggaggaagcgcGCCAGCTCCTGCAGACTTTGCAGGCGGCCGAGGgtgaggcggcggcggcggccggggccggggcgggcgAAGCGGCGGCGGGAGCGGAGGGCCCGGGGTCCCCGGGCGTCCCCGGGTCGCCCCCCGAGGCCGCTGCCGAGCCGTCCACGGGCCTCCGCTTCTCGCCCGAGCAGGTGGCGTGCGTGTGCGAGGCGCTGCTCCAGGCGGGCCACGCCGGCCGCTTGAGCCGCTTCCTGGGCGCACTGCCCCCGGCCGAGCGCCTACGTGGCAGCGATCCGGTGCTGCGCGCTCGGGCCCTGGTGGCCTTCCAGCGGGGCGAGTACGCCGAGCTCTACCGGCTGCTGGAGAGCCGCCCCTTCCCCGCCGCCCACCACGCCTTCCTGCAGGACCTCTACCTGCGCGCGCGCTACCACGAGGCCGAGCGGGCCCGCGGCCGCGCGCTGGGCGCAGTGGACAAGTACCGTCTGCGTAAGAAGTTCCCGCTGCCCAAGACCATCTGGGACGGCGAGGAGACCGTCTACTGCTTCAAGGAGCGCTCCCGCGCCGCGCTCAAGGCCTGCTATCGCGGCAACCGCTACCCCACGCCGGACGAGAAGCGCCGCCTGGCCACGCTCACCGGCCTCTCGCTCACGCAGGTCAGCAACTGGTTCAAGAACCGGCGACAGCGCGACCGGaccgggggcggcggcggcgcgcccTGCAAGAG CGAGTCTGATGGGAACCCCACCACCGAGGACGAGTCCAGCCGCAGTCCCGAGGACTTGGAGAGGGGGGTGGCTCCCGCGGCCAccgaggcccaggcccagggctccATCTTCCTGGCTGGGGCCGCCCCTGCTGCACCGTGCCCggcctcctcctccatcctggTGAACGGGAGCTTCCTGGCCGCCGGCAGCTCCCCGGCCGTGCTCCTCAACGGGAGCCCGGTCATCATCAACAGCCTGGCCCTGGGCGAGGCCTCCAGCCTGGGGCCCCTGCTGCTCACGGGGGGCGGCGGCGCCCCGCCACCACAGCCCGGTCCTCAGGGGCCCGGCGAAGGCAAGACCTCCCTGGTCCTGGACCCTCAGACCGGAGAGGTTCGACTGGAGGAGGCTCAGCCTGAGGCCCCCGACACCAAGGGGGCCCAGGTGGCTGCTTCGGCACCAGCTGGAGAGGAGGTCCCTGGGCCTCTGTCCCAAGTGGTGCCTGGACCTCCGCCGGCCGCCACCTTTCCTCTGGCCCCGGGACCAGTGCCCTCCGTGGCTGCTCCACAAGTGGTGCCCCTTTCCCCGCCCCCTGGGTACCCTGCGGGCCTGAGCCCCACCTCCCCACTGTTGAACCTGCCCCAGGTGGTGCCCACCTCACAGGTGGTGACCCTGCCCCAGGCTGTGGGGCCCCTGCAGCTCTTGGCAGCCGGGCCAGGCAGCCCCGTGAAGGTGGCAGCTGCAGCAGGCCCTGCCAACGTGCACCTGATCAACTCCGGGGTGGGCGTGACTGCCCTCCAGCTGCCTTCGGCCACCGCCCCAG GCAACTTCCTCCTGGCCAATCCGGTGTCCGGCAGCCCCATCGTGACCGGGGTGGCCGTGCAGCAGGGCAAGATCATCCTCACGGCCACCTTCCCCACCAGCATGCTGGTCTCCCAGGTCCTGCCGCCCGCCCCCAGCCTCGCCCTGCCCCTGAAGCCGGACGCGGCCATCTCAGTGCCCGAAGGAGCCCTCCCGGTGGCCCCCAGCCCCGCTCTCCCGGAGGCCCACGCCCTCGGCCCGCTTTCCGCACAGCAGCCGCCGCAgccgccccccgccgccgccaCTGCCGCCGCCAGCCTGCCCTTCTCCCCAGACTCCTCGGGCCTCCTGCCGGCTTTCCCGGCGCCCCCGCCCGAGGGGCTCATGCTGTCGCCTGCGGCCGTGCCAATCTGGCCGGCGGGGCTGGAACTGAGCACAGGCACGGAGGGGCTGCTGGAAGCGGAGAAGGGGCTGGCGACGCAGGCCCCCCACACCGTTCTGCGGCTGCCAGACCCCGACCCCGAGGGCCTGCTCCTGGGGGCCACAGCGGGTGGCGAGGTGGAGGAGGGGCTCGAGGCCGAGACCAAGGTCCTGACCCAGCTGCAGTCGGTGCCTGTGGAGGAGCCCTTGGAACTGTGA